In Arthrobacter sp. CDRTa11, one DNA window encodes the following:
- a CDS encoding cytochrome: MTDPLLAHATEYGRMYARSTTEQFSVPSITTVIGQQPHGLDGWFGYMGASSLAKDPLLADCLGSPAKIRQAVNRASKAAETYRDEAARRGDRVHSYCEQVALRALGRPHTMKETREALAANGEEAFAVRFDEWWDLFGVEPIAPEITVWNKSVGYAGTLDLVARINGRICLIDYKTKGTTREGTVKPLDDKVVMQLVAGMKAEESLVDAVAGEWEAWKYGENPVLLAVAIGETEVRPVRANPEVLKHHWWKFCALRRVWELSADTISAGSALLPVAPPPLAQVRMA, from the coding sequence TTCTCCGTTCCGTCCATCACCACTGTCATCGGCCAGCAGCCGCACGGCCTTGACGGCTGGTTCGGATACATGGGGGCCAGCAGCCTGGCGAAGGATCCGCTGCTGGCTGACTGCCTGGGGAGCCCGGCCAAGATCAGGCAGGCCGTCAATCGGGCTTCCAAGGCGGCCGAGACCTACCGCGATGAAGCAGCCAGGCGTGGTGACCGTGTGCACAGCTACTGCGAGCAGGTTGCCCTCCGCGCCCTGGGCCGGCCCCACACCATGAAGGAAACCCGGGAAGCGCTGGCCGCCAACGGGGAGGAAGCCTTCGCCGTCCGCTTCGACGAATGGTGGGATCTGTTTGGTGTGGAGCCAATAGCCCCGGAAATCACGGTCTGGAACAAGTCCGTTGGCTACGCCGGAACCCTGGACCTGGTGGCCCGGATCAACGGCCGGATCTGCCTCATCGACTACAAAACAAAAGGCACCACCCGTGAGGGCACCGTCAAACCACTCGATGACAAGGTGGTCATGCAACTGGTCGCCGGCATGAAGGCGGAAGAAAGCCTGGTGGATGCCGTCGCCGGGGAATGGGAGGCTTGGAAATACGGGGAGAACCCCGTCCTCCTGGCTGTAGCAATAGGTGAGACGGAAGTCCGCCCTGTACGGGCCAACCCGGAAGTCCTCAAACACCACTGGTGGAAGTTCTGCGCCCTGAGGCGGGTCTGGGAACTGTCGGCGGACACCATCAGCGCAGGCTCTGCCCTGCTTCCGGTTGCTCCACCGCCGCTGGCGCAGGTCCGTATGGCCTAG
- the def gene encoding peptide deformylase codes for MAILNIRIIGDPVLRTVADPVTEFGPELAKLVADMTETMEDVDGAGLAAPQIGVSQRVFTYRIDGVEGHIINPVLENSDDYQPDQVEGCLSIPGLGFPVRRFRATRVTGVDLHGNPVTVEGEGMLARCFQHETDHLDGILYTDRLEGEDRKAALRSIRNANYDAVTERTTAERAKSVGSSFGGASFGAGASFGAAAGTNPAGRSK; via the coding sequence ATGGCCATTCTGAATATCCGCATCATCGGTGATCCTGTGCTGCGCACAGTCGCCGATCCCGTGACGGAATTCGGGCCGGAGTTGGCCAAGCTCGTCGCGGACATGACCGAAACCATGGAGGACGTGGACGGCGCAGGGCTTGCTGCCCCACAAATAGGCGTCAGCCAGCGGGTCTTCACCTACCGCATCGACGGCGTCGAGGGCCACATCATCAACCCCGTGCTGGAAAACAGCGACGACTACCAGCCGGACCAGGTGGAAGGCTGCCTCTCCATCCCCGGGCTTGGATTCCCTGTCCGCCGTTTCCGCGCTACCCGTGTCACCGGCGTTGACCTCCACGGCAATCCCGTCACCGTGGAGGGCGAAGGCATGCTGGCACGCTGCTTCCAGCACGAGACGGACCACCTGGACGGCATTCTGTACACCGACAGGCTGGAGGGCGAGGACCGGAAGGCGGCCCTGCGCTCCATCCGCAACGCCAACTATGACGCCGTGACGGAACGCACGACGGCGGAGCGCGCCAAATCTGTTGGGTCCAGCTTTGGCGGGGCAAGCTTTGGTGCCGGGGCAAGTTTTGGTGCCGCTGCCGGGACGAATCCGGCCGGCCGCAGCAAATGA
- the fmt gene encoding methionyl-tRNA formyltransferase — MRVLFAGTPAVAVPSLNALVEAGFDVVAVLTRPDAPIGRKRVMTPSPVAARAMELGIEVIRAARVDESVTAKIAGVNPDVAAIVAYGGLIPRAALDIPRHGWINLHFSLLPAWRGAAPVQRAVMAGDDITGAVTFLLEEGLDTGPVFGTLTEKVGPDDTAGELLERLSHSGAVLLSQTLSAVEAGRAAPQPQQGDVSLAPKLTLDDGRIHWNQPALAIGRRARGVTPEPGAWTTLDAQRVKLEPMRLRPEIQDLAPGAVAVDGKSVLVGTGSHAVELTRIQPAGKKMMAAADWARGMASLESVVFE, encoded by the coding sequence ATGAGGGTACTTTTTGCCGGGACCCCTGCCGTGGCGGTCCCGTCGCTGAACGCCCTCGTCGAGGCAGGTTTCGACGTCGTGGCGGTCCTGACTCGGCCGGACGCGCCGATTGGCCGTAAACGCGTGATGACGCCGTCGCCCGTTGCGGCGCGGGCCATGGAGCTGGGCATCGAGGTCATCCGTGCAGCCCGCGTGGATGAGTCCGTCACGGCGAAGATCGCCGGTGTGAACCCGGATGTGGCCGCCATCGTGGCCTATGGCGGGCTGATTCCCCGCGCGGCCCTTGATATTCCCCGGCACGGCTGGATCAACCTGCATTTTTCGCTTCTTCCCGCCTGGCGCGGGGCAGCGCCCGTGCAGCGGGCCGTGATGGCCGGCGATGACATCACCGGGGCCGTCACCTTCCTGCTGGAGGAAGGACTGGATACAGGTCCCGTCTTCGGGACACTCACGGAGAAGGTTGGCCCTGACGACACCGCTGGAGAGCTGCTCGAGCGGCTTTCCCATAGCGGTGCAGTCCTCCTGAGCCAGACGCTGTCAGCAGTGGAGGCAGGCAGGGCCGCTCCCCAGCCCCAGCAGGGCGATGTTTCGCTGGCTCCCAAGCTGACCCTCGACGACGGCCGGATCCACTGGAACCAGCCGGCGTTGGCCATCGGCAGAAGGGCCCGCGGGGTTACCCCGGAGCCCGGCGCCTGGACCACCCTGGACGCCCAGCGCGTCAAGCTCGAGCCCATGCGGCTCCGGCCGGAAATCCAGGACCTGGCCCCCGGCGCTGTAGCGGTTGACGGGAAGAGCGTCCTGGTGGGGACGGGTTCCCACGCCGTCGAGCTGACCCGGATCCAGCCCGCCGGCAAAAAGATGATGGCCGCCGCTGATTGGGCGCGCGGCATGGCTTCCCTTGAAAGTGTGGTGTTCGAATGA
- a CDS encoding RsmB/NOP family class I SAM-dependent RNA methyltransferase, translating into MSGSGGNPGGRGPSGRSQSGSGGQGSGGQKGSGGQRGGGGPRDGSQRNAQGRERNRGPQRNFTENAPAQRTRRADPARLVAFEVLRAVAAEDAYANLVLPARIRHHGLDKRDAGFATELSYGALRGQGTYDAILARCVDRPLDQLDPAILDALRIGTHQLLAMRVPAHAALDQTVGLARAVIGAGPSALINAVLRKVTAHTLEDWLELLVAGETDETKVSSIRYAHPEWIVRAMRQSLVAHGRPATEINDLLDADNAAPVVNLVALPGLGSLDEALENGATPGELVEGSALSSGGDLGRLASVRAGSTRVQDVGSQLVARAMAAADVLPRAAAGTDGAATDESWLDLCAGPGGKAALLAALAKQQGATLLANEPAPHRAKLVSQALAAVPKDVWQVRTGDGRELGAEQPESFDRVLVDVPCSGLGALRRRPESRWRRTPKDLADLGPLQRDLLKSALAAVRPGGVVAYVTCSPHPAETTAVVTDALRKRDDLELLDAGAALDKVSLTGNLGAGNGSTAQLWPHVHSTDAMFLALIRKKA; encoded by the coding sequence ATGAGCGGGTCCGGCGGAAATCCAGGCGGCCGCGGCCCAAGCGGCCGCAGCCAAAGCGGCAGCGGTGGACAAGGCAGTGGCGGACAAAAGGGCAGTGGCGGGCAACGCGGCGGGGGCGGCCCCCGGGACGGCAGCCAGCGCAACGCGCAGGGCCGGGAACGGAACCGCGGCCCGCAGCGCAACTTCACCGAGAATGCACCGGCACAGCGCACCCGAAGGGCAGATCCGGCACGGCTGGTGGCCTTCGAAGTCCTGCGGGCTGTAGCTGCCGAGGACGCCTACGCCAACCTGGTGCTGCCGGCCAGGATTCGGCACCACGGGCTGGACAAACGCGACGCCGGCTTCGCCACCGAACTCAGCTACGGGGCACTCCGTGGCCAGGGGACGTACGACGCCATCCTGGCGCGGTGCGTCGACAGGCCGCTGGATCAGCTGGATCCCGCCATCCTGGACGCCCTGCGGATCGGCACCCATCAGCTGCTGGCCATGCGCGTCCCGGCCCATGCGGCGCTGGACCAGACTGTTGGCCTGGCCCGCGCTGTTATTGGTGCCGGCCCGTCCGCCCTCATCAACGCGGTGCTGCGCAAGGTAACAGCGCACACGCTTGAGGACTGGCTGGAGCTGCTGGTCGCCGGGGAAACCGATGAAACCAAGGTATCCTCCATCCGCTATGCCCACCCGGAATGGATTGTGCGCGCCATGCGCCAATCGCTGGTGGCGCATGGGCGCCCGGCCACCGAAATCAATGACCTGCTCGACGCCGACAACGCTGCTCCCGTGGTCAACCTGGTTGCGTTGCCGGGGCTGGGGAGCCTGGATGAGGCGCTTGAGAACGGTGCCACGCCTGGCGAGCTTGTCGAAGGTTCGGCACTGTCCAGCGGCGGTGATCTTGGCCGGCTCGCATCAGTCCGGGCCGGGAGCACGCGCGTGCAGGACGTAGGCTCCCAGCTGGTGGCCCGGGCCATGGCGGCGGCAGACGTTCTGCCGCGTGCTGCGGCTGGTACGGACGGCGCGGCCACGGACGAGTCATGGCTGGACCTGTGTGCAGGGCCCGGCGGCAAAGCCGCGCTTCTGGCCGCCCTCGCCAAACAGCAGGGCGCCACACTCCTGGCCAACGAACCGGCCCCGCACCGGGCCAAGCTGGTCAGCCAGGCCCTCGCCGCCGTGCCGAAGGACGTCTGGCAGGTGCGCACCGGCGACGGCCGCGAACTGGGCGCCGAACAGCCGGAATCATTCGACCGCGTCCTGGTGGATGTGCCCTGCAGCGGGCTCGGCGCGCTCCGGCGCCGCCCGGAATCCCGCTGGCGCCGTACGCCCAAAGACCTTGCCGATCTGGGGCCGCTGCAGCGTGACCTCCTCAAGTCCGCCCTTGCCGCCGTCCGTCCGGGGGGAGTAGTGGCCTACGTGACCTGCTCGCCGCATCCCGCGGAAACCACAGCCGTGGTCACCGATGCCCTCCGGAAGCGGGATGACCTTGAGCTGCTGGATGCCGGCGCCGCGCTGGATAAAGTGAGCCTCACCGGCAACCTCGGTGCGGGCAACGGATCCACCGCGCAGCTGTGGCCGCACGTGCACAGCACCGACGCCATGTTCCTTGCCCTCATCCGGAAAAAGGCCTGA
- the rpe gene encoding ribulose-phosphate 3-epimerase, translating into MTQCCINPSILSADFVNLEAELQRIGNADAVHVDVMDNHFVPNLTIGLPVVQRIQAVSPVPLDAHLMISDADRWAPGFADAGLASVTFHAEASIAPVKLARELRARGSKAGMALRPGTPVEPYLDMLSELDMLLIMTVEPGFGGQSFLDLTLPKIRRARAAIDGSGIGVAIQVDGGITEETIVRAAEAGANVFVAGSAVYGAEDPAAAIERLRAAGSQTLSAVSAE; encoded by the coding sequence ATGACCCAATGCTGCATCAACCCGAGCATCCTCTCCGCAGACTTCGTCAACCTCGAAGCCGAACTGCAGCGCATCGGCAACGCCGACGCCGTGCACGTTGACGTGATGGACAACCATTTTGTTCCCAACCTCACCATTGGGCTGCCCGTGGTTCAGCGGATCCAGGCCGTCAGCCCGGTGCCGTTGGACGCCCATCTGATGATTTCCGACGCCGACCGCTGGGCCCCGGGATTTGCCGATGCCGGCCTTGCTTCGGTGACCTTCCATGCCGAGGCGTCCATCGCACCCGTCAAGCTTGCCCGCGAGCTGCGTGCGCGCGGATCCAAGGCCGGGATGGCACTGCGGCCGGGAACGCCGGTGGAACCGTATCTTGACATGCTTTCCGAGCTGGACATGCTGCTGATCATGACGGTGGAGCCCGGCTTCGGCGGCCAGTCCTTCCTGGACCTGACGCTGCCGAAGATCCGCCGCGCCCGGGCGGCAATCGACGGATCCGGGATCGGTGTGGCCATCCAGGTGGACGGCGGCATCACCGAGGAAACCATCGTCCGGGCAGCCGAAGCCGGGGCCAACGTCTTTGTCGCGGGTTCCGCGGTTTACGGCGCAGAGGACCCCGCAGCTGCCATCGAGCGGCTGCGCGCCGCGGGCAGCCAAACATTAAGTGCTGTGTCGGCGGAATAG
- the ribD gene encoding bifunctional diaminohydroxyphosphoribosylaminopyrimidine deaminase/5-amino-6-(5-phosphoribosylamino)uracil reductase RibD — protein sequence MDAALEAALRGPRGANPLVGAVVVDAYGTQLVTGYHRGAGTAHAEADAIAQAAAAGIDLRGSTMVVTLEPCNHSGRTGPCAQAIIGAGITDVIYAVDDPHDPAAGGAATLREAGVSVRSGLAAGEALELNRQWFQAVAAKRPFVTLHIAQTLDSRIAAEDGTSQWISSPESLADNHALRARIDAILVGTQTVLVDNPRLTARDASGAPAGKQPLRAVMGLRDIPADAAVRGDDGHVLHLPTRDPREALSLLYAAGVRHLMVEGGSRILSAFLTAELVDELIVYVAPTLLGSGTPALNGLGISTLADAQQWEWDASDGGAVRTLGRDLRLHLHPQRIEALAPQPSRAGAEQALGGY from the coding sequence ATGGACGCCGCCCTTGAAGCAGCCCTGCGGGGGCCGCGCGGAGCAAATCCGCTGGTGGGTGCCGTCGTCGTGGATGCCTACGGCACACAACTTGTCACCGGATACCACCGCGGCGCAGGTACCGCCCACGCGGAAGCCGATGCGATTGCCCAGGCAGCGGCCGCCGGGATTGACCTCCGCGGTTCAACCATGGTGGTCACGCTGGAACCCTGCAACCACTCCGGGCGCACGGGCCCCTGCGCCCAGGCGATCATCGGTGCGGGCATCACGGACGTCATTTACGCCGTTGATGACCCGCATGACCCCGCTGCCGGGGGCGCGGCTACCCTGCGGGAAGCAGGTGTCAGTGTCCGCAGCGGACTGGCGGCCGGCGAGGCGCTGGAACTGAACCGCCAGTGGTTCCAGGCTGTCGCTGCGAAACGTCCCTTTGTGACGCTTCACATTGCCCAGACCCTGGACAGCCGGATCGCGGCCGAGGACGGCACTAGCCAGTGGATTTCGAGCCCTGAATCCCTGGCCGATAACCATGCCCTGAGGGCCCGGATCGATGCCATCCTGGTGGGAACCCAGACTGTCCTGGTGGACAACCCGCGGCTGACCGCCCGCGACGCGAGCGGCGCACCCGCTGGAAAGCAGCCCCTCCGGGCAGTCATGGGACTGCGGGACATTCCTGCCGATGCCGCCGTCCGCGGGGACGACGGCCATGTTCTCCATCTGCCCACGCGTGATCCACGGGAAGCGCTGTCGCTGCTCTACGCAGCGGGCGTCCGCCACCTGATGGTGGAGGGCGGATCGCGGATCCTCAGTGCGTTCCTCACCGCGGAACTCGTGGACGAACTCATCGTCTACGTGGCCCCCACCCTGCTCGGGTCAGGGACGCCTGCCCTGAACGGGCTGGGGATCAGTACCCTCGCGGATGCCCAGCAATGGGAATGGGATGCGTCCGACGGCGGCGCGGTGCGCACGCTCGGCCGCGACCTGAGGCTCCACCTGCATCCGCAACGAATTGAAGCTTTGGCACCACAACCATCCCGCGCCGGCGCGGAACAAGCCTTGGGAGGCTACTGA
- a CDS encoding riboflavin synthase yields MFTGIIAEQGHVLSVDRDGDTSATVRLHAPGTTEGLGLGGSIAVNGVCLTATEINGKEFSVDVMGETLVRTTIGELASGDSVNLERCVPAGGRLDGHVVQGHVDGVGRLLEREALGNWERLRFGVPANLARYIAEKGSIAIDGVSLTVTAVSPAPEPEPWFEVGLIPTTLAETGLGAKTEGSRVNLEVDVLAKYTERLLAFSAGAASSVTSGTSAASSVSASSSTVTSTAGGAR; encoded by the coding sequence ATGTTTACCGGAATTATTGCCGAACAGGGCCACGTGCTGTCCGTTGACAGGGACGGCGATACCAGCGCCACTGTCAGGCTGCATGCACCAGGCACCACCGAAGGGCTTGGCCTGGGCGGGTCCATCGCGGTGAACGGCGTCTGCCTGACTGCTACCGAGATCAACGGCAAGGAATTCAGCGTGGACGTGATGGGCGAAACCTTGGTCCGCACCACCATTGGGGAACTGGCCTCCGGCGACTCGGTCAACCTTGAGCGCTGCGTGCCGGCCGGCGGAAGGCTGGACGGGCACGTCGTCCAGGGCCATGTGGACGGGGTTGGCCGGCTGCTGGAACGCGAAGCCCTGGGGAACTGGGAACGGCTCCGCTTCGGCGTGCCCGCCAACCTGGCACGCTACATTGCGGAGAAGGGCTCCATCGCGATCGACGGCGTCTCCCTCACCGTGACGGCCGTCAGCCCGGCCCCCGAACCTGAACCGTGGTTTGAAGTGGGGCTGATCCCCACCACTTTGGCCGAGACCGGACTGGGGGCGAAAACGGAAGGCAGCAGGGTCAACCTTGAAGTTGACGTCCTGGCCAAATACACCGAGCGGCTCCTTGCCTTCAGTGCAGGAGCTGCCAGCAGCGTCACCAGCGGCACCAGTGCCGCCAGCAGCGTCAGCGCATCCAGCAGCACCGTCACCAGCACCGCAGGCGGCGCACGATGA
- the ribB gene encoding 3,4-dihydroxy-2-butanone-4-phosphate synthase yields MNGTARLEPVSAPALAVAPALRLDPVEDAIRAIAAGRPVLVVDNEDRENEGDIIFAAQHATPALMGWTIRYSSGVICVPLSGERADALALPPMVLVNEDAKGTAYTVSCDAAVGVSTGISATDRALTARVLADPAAGPASVTRPGHIFPLRAVNGGVRERPGHTEAAVDLCRLAGLEPVGVIAEVVYDDGEMMRLDGLRSFAAEHGCPLISIEDLVAYLGAEPAATAERGTRATNPGGEEEIR; encoded by the coding sequence ATGAACGGGACGGCCCGGCTGGAGCCGGTCTCCGCGCCAGCATTAGCAGTAGCTCCAGCCCTGAGGCTCGATCCAGTCGAGGACGCAATCCGCGCCATCGCGGCCGGCAGACCAGTGCTGGTGGTGGACAACGAGGACCGCGAAAACGAAGGTGACATCATCTTCGCTGCCCAGCACGCCACACCCGCCCTGATGGGCTGGACGATCCGGTACAGCTCAGGGGTTATCTGCGTCCCGCTGTCAGGTGAACGCGCCGATGCCTTGGCGTTGCCGCCCATGGTGCTGGTCAACGAGGACGCCAAGGGTACGGCGTACACCGTTTCCTGCGATGCCGCAGTGGGCGTGAGCACCGGCATTTCCGCGACGGACCGCGCTTTGACGGCCAGGGTCCTGGCGGATCCCGCCGCCGGGCCTGCCTCCGTCACCAGGCCCGGGCATATTTTCCCCTTGCGGGCCGTTAACGGGGGAGTGCGTGAGCGTCCCGGCCACACCGAGGCCGCCGTTGACCTCTGCCGGCTCGCCGGACTGGAGCCGGTGGGCGTGATCGCGGAAGTTGTCTATGACGACGGAGAAATGATGCGCTTGGACGGACTGCGGAGCTTCGCTGCTGAACACGGCTGCCCCCTGATCTCGATCGAGGATCTGGTGGCTTACCTTGGAGCAGAGCCCGCGGCCACCGCGGAGAGAGGTACCCGGGCCACGAACCCGGGAGGAGAAGAGGAGATACGATGA
- the ribA gene encoding GTP cyclohydrolase II, which yields MTASGATDDSHQNGHHNNGHHGNGQHSNGHHKGQTGNTKVLHPVSGGPIVQLPTAFGDFVAQAWTDLVTGAEHLAVSSPNPPKDGKAPLVRLHSECLTGDIFGSYRCDCGEQLAYALEMIQEFGGTLLYLRGQEGRGIGLANKIKAYALQEAGFDTVEANEQLGLPVDARCYNAAAQVLAEMGLHEVRLLSNNPDKQNRLAKAGVKVVEMVPTEVPSRDQNIRYLQTKKDRMEHRLTLDTHIATVPAIAADTFDHEQD from the coding sequence ATGACGGCTTCCGGAGCTACTGACGACAGTCACCAGAATGGCCACCACAATAATGGCCACCACGGGAACGGCCAGCACAGTAACGGCCACCACAAGGGACAGACCGGCAATACCAAAGTCCTCCACCCCGTCAGCGGCGGTCCCATCGTTCAGCTTCCTACGGCGTTCGGTGACTTTGTTGCGCAAGCGTGGACCGACCTGGTTACCGGTGCCGAGCACCTGGCCGTCAGCTCACCCAACCCGCCTAAAGACGGTAAGGCCCCGCTGGTGCGGCTGCACTCGGAATGCCTCACCGGGGACATCTTCGGTTCCTACCGGTGTGACTGCGGTGAACAGCTGGCTTATGCCCTGGAGATGATCCAGGAGTTCGGCGGGACCCTGCTGTACCTGCGCGGGCAGGAGGGCCGGGGCATCGGATTGGCCAACAAAATCAAGGCCTACGCCCTCCAGGAAGCCGGTTTCGACACGGTGGAGGCCAACGAGCAGCTGGGGCTCCCGGTGGATGCCCGGTGCTACAACGCCGCGGCCCAGGTCCTGGCCGAGATGGGCCTCCACGAGGTCCGGCTGCTGAGCAACAACCCGGACAAGCAGAACAGGCTGGCCAAGGCCGGCGTGAAGGTGGTGGAGATGGTTCCCACGGAGGTGCCTTCCCGCGACCAGAACATCCGGTACCTGCAGACGAAAAAGGACCGGATGGAACACCGGCTCACGCTGGACACCCACATCGCCACAGTGCCTGCCATCGCGGCGGACACTTTCGACCACGAACAAGACTGA
- the ribH gene encoding 6,7-dimethyl-8-ribityllumazine synthase, with translation MSGHGAPDIDLTTLNPAETAQLRLAIVAASWHTQIMDGLLDGALRAAKDAGISEPTVVRVPGSFELPVAAARLAPHFDAVVALGVVIRGGTPHFEYVCQAATSGLTDVSVSTGVPVGFGVLTCDTEQQGLDRAGLPGSKEDKGHEAVTAALATAVVLKQYR, from the coding sequence ATGAGCGGACACGGCGCACCAGATATTGACCTCACCACCCTCAACCCGGCCGAGACGGCCCAGCTCCGGCTGGCCATTGTGGCGGCCAGTTGGCACACCCAGATTATGGACGGGCTCCTGGATGGTGCCCTCCGCGCCGCCAAGGACGCCGGCATCAGCGAACCCACCGTGGTGAGGGTTCCGGGCAGCTTCGAACTTCCGGTCGCTGCCGCGCGGCTGGCACCGCACTTCGACGCGGTGGTTGCCCTCGGCGTCGTCATCCGGGGCGGAACCCCGCACTTTGAGTACGTCTGCCAGGCGGCGACGTCGGGACTGACCGATGTCAGCGTCTCCACCGGAGTGCCGGTGGGCTTCGGCGTCCTGACCTGCGACACCGAGCAGCAGGGCCTGGACCGCGCCGGGCTGCCGGGATCCAAGGAAGACAAGGGGCATGAGGCCGTCACCGCGGCGCTGGCCACCGCCGTCGTACTCAAGCAGTACCGCTAG
- a CDS encoding phosphoribosyl-ATP diphosphatase has protein sequence MKNFETLFAELSEKAATRPAGSRTVAELESGVHGIGKKVVEEAAEVWMAAEYESDEAAAEEISQLLYHLQVLMLAKGLTLEDVYKHL, from the coding sequence GTGAAGAATTTCGAGACGCTGTTCGCTGAACTGAGTGAGAAGGCAGCCACCCGTCCGGCAGGCTCCCGCACCGTCGCTGAATTGGAGTCCGGAGTCCACGGCATCGGCAAGAAAGTCGTGGAGGAAGCAGCCGAAGTATGGATGGCCGCAGAGTATGAATCCGACGAGGCCGCGGCCGAGGAGATCTCCCAGTTGCTCTACCACCTGCAGGTCCTGATGCTCGCCAAAGGGCTGACCCTGGAAGACGTCTACAAGCATCTGTAG
- the hisG gene encoding ATP phosphoribosyltransferase, whose protein sequence is MLRVAVPNKGSLSEAASEMLSEAGYRQRRDTRELVMVDPDNDIEFFFLRPRDIAVYVGQGTLDVGITGRDLLLDAEVEAEELLPLGFAASTFRFAGPVGDFAKVEELEGKRLATSYDGLLRGYLAGLGINARVVRLDGAVESSVRLGVADAIADVVETGSTLKAAGMEIFGEPILKSEAVLIRRTGEGGAANGTAKEIEVLIRRLQGVLVARQYVLMDYDIRKELVERAAALTPGLESPTVSPLRDSDWVAVRSMVPKRETNRIMDELYDLGARAILVSSIHACRI, encoded by the coding sequence ATGCTGCGAGTAGCCGTACCCAACAAGGGCTCCCTGTCCGAAGCCGCCTCCGAAATGCTGTCCGAAGCCGGTTACCGCCAGCGCCGCGACACCCGCGAGCTGGTCATGGTGGACCCTGACAACGACATCGAATTCTTCTTCCTCCGCCCGCGCGACATCGCCGTCTACGTCGGCCAGGGAACGCTCGACGTCGGCATCACCGGCCGCGACCTGCTGCTGGACGCCGAGGTGGAAGCGGAGGAACTGCTCCCGCTCGGTTTTGCCGCCTCAACCTTCCGCTTCGCCGGCCCCGTGGGCGACTTCGCCAAGGTAGAGGAGCTCGAAGGCAAACGCCTGGCCACCAGCTATGACGGCCTCCTGCGCGGCTACCTCGCCGGGCTGGGAATCAACGCCAGGGTTGTCCGCCTCGACGGCGCCGTGGAATCATCCGTACGCCTCGGCGTGGCTGACGCCATCGCCGACGTCGTGGAGACCGGAAGCACCCTCAAGGCGGCCGGAATGGAAATCTTCGGCGAGCCCATCCTGAAGTCCGAAGCCGTCCTGATCCGCCGCACCGGAGAGGGTGGAGCCGCCAACGGCACCGCCAAGGAGATCGAGGTCCTGATCCGCCGGCTCCAGGGTGTCCTGGTGGCGCGCCAGTATGTCCTGATGGACTACGACATCCGCAAGGAACTGGTGGAACGCGCCGCGGCCCTGACCCCGGGCCTCGAGTCACCCACCGTGTCGCCGCTGCGGGACTCCGACTGGGTGGCTGTCCGCTCGATGGTGCCCAAGAGGGAAACCAACCGGATCATGGACGAGCTCTACGACCTCGGCGCACGCGCCATCCTGGTCAGCAGCATCCACGCCTGCCGCATCTGA
- the hisF gene encoding imidazole glycerol phosphate synthase subunit HisF encodes MAVAVRVIPCLDVDAGRVVKGVNFEGLRDAGDPVELAHRYDNAGADELTFLDVTASSGNRETTFDVVRRTAEEVFIPLCVGGGVRGVAEVDKLLRFGADKASINTAAVARPEVIDEITRHFGSQVLVLSLDARRTRPGSVPTPSGFEVTTHGGRTGTGIDAIAWAKEAAERGVGEILLNSIDADGTKDGFDLELIRLVRAAVKVPIIASGGAGEPAHFPPAVAAGADAVLAASIFHWGPDDMMSQVKQAIRDAGFEVR; translated from the coding sequence ATGGCTGTAGCCGTACGCGTCATTCCGTGCCTCGATGTCGACGCAGGCCGCGTCGTCAAGGGCGTCAACTTCGAGGGCCTGCGGGACGCCGGAGACCCTGTCGAACTGGCGCACCGGTACGACAACGCAGGGGCGGATGAGCTGACGTTCCTGGACGTCACAGCATCCTCGGGCAACAGGGAAACCACCTTCGACGTGGTCCGCCGCACCGCCGAGGAAGTCTTCATTCCACTGTGCGTCGGCGGCGGAGTGCGGGGCGTTGCCGAGGTGGACAAGCTGCTGCGCTTCGGCGCGGACAAGGCCTCCATCAACACCGCCGCCGTGGCACGCCCGGAGGTCATCGACGAGATCACGCGCCACTTTGGCTCGCAGGTGCTTGTCCTCTCCCTGGACGCACGCCGCACCCGCCCCGGGTCTGTCCCCACGCCGTCGGGCTTTGAGGTCACCACCCACGGCGGGCGTACCGGGACCGGCATCGACGCCATTGCCTGGGCGAAGGAAGCGGCCGAGCGCGGCGTGGGCGAGATCCTGTTGAACTCCATTGACGCCGACGGCACCAAGGATGGATTCGACCTCGAGCTCATCCGGCTGGTGCGTGCGGCGGTGAAGGTTCCCATCATCGCCTCAGGCGGAGCAGGGGAGCCCGCACACTTCCCGCCCGCGGTAGCTGCCGGCGCGGACGCCGTCCTGGCCGCGTCGATCTTCCACTGGGGACCCGACGACATGATGTCCCAGGTCAAGCAGGCCATCCGGGATGCAGGCTTCGAGGTCCGCTAG